One genomic region from Streptomyces sp. NBC_00457 encodes:
- a CDS encoding class I SAM-dependent methyltransferase: MNHDEIKSCCADAYSKDVVALLLGESYHPGGASLTGRLADILALAPGLRVLDVASGRGTTALRLAYAHEVRVDGVDYAPANTALAQGAARAAGLADRAVFVTGDAEHLPYEDGVFDAVVCECALCTFPDKAQAAAEFARVLKLGGRVGITDVTADARRLPPELLGPVARIACVADARPLDEYAEILARAGLRVMTTERHDQTMLRMIDQIEARLNLLRITAPTRLADAGADLTAAPPVLSAARAAVAEGTLGYALLTAAKSP, translated from the coding sequence GTGAACCATGACGAGATCAAGTCCTGCTGCGCCGACGCCTACTCCAAGGACGTCGTCGCCCTGCTGCTCGGCGAGTCCTACCATCCCGGCGGCGCCAGTCTGACAGGCCGCCTGGCCGACATCCTTGCTCTTGCTCCCGGCCTGCGCGTGCTGGACGTGGCCTCCGGCCGCGGCACCACGGCACTCCGGCTCGCCTACGCCCACGAGGTGCGGGTGGACGGCGTCGACTACGCACCCGCCAACACTGCCCTCGCCCAGGGGGCCGCCCGGGCCGCCGGCCTCGCCGACCGGGCCGTATTCGTCACTGGCGATGCCGAACACCTGCCGTACGAGGACGGGGTGTTCGATGCGGTGGTGTGCGAGTGCGCGCTGTGCACGTTCCCCGACAAGGCGCAGGCAGCCGCCGAGTTCGCCCGCGTACTCAAACTGGGCGGTCGCGTCGGCATCACGGACGTCACCGCTGACGCACGTCGGCTGCCGCCCGAACTGCTTGGCCCGGTCGCCCGCATCGCCTGCGTGGCCGATGCCCGCCCCCTGGACGAGTACGCCGAGATTCTGGCCCGGGCCGGCCTGCGCGTCATGACCACCGAGCGCCACGATCAGACCATGCTCCGCATGATCGACCAGATCGAGGCGCGGCTGAACCTGTTGCGGATCACCGCCCCCACCCGCCTCGCCGACGCCGGCGCAGACCTCACCGCAGCCCCTCCCGTGCTCAGCGCAGCCCGTGCAGCGGTCGCGGAAGGCACGCTCGGCTACGCCCTACTGACCGCGGCGAAATCCCCCTGA
- a CDS encoding kelch motif-containing protein: MAQRPSRPTTRKTLLGVAAVVALAALNAPAVAGFAQHAYHRYEINQPEYKAKYGHWALASLPEKYQLNSIHAILLHTGKVLLIAGSGNSVKLFEGGAFKSTLWDPATDTFKKIDTPADLFCGGHAQLPDGKILVAGGTARYEVLEGDVKRAGGAMLVKNEDPDRARTFPKGTLFRSPSGVEYRSQFPVRVPAAKKTPTGRIGPVKVTASEARVFVEAVEEGPLGITNTTEQYAIVGLKGKDAGNLYGIANKLGLDKKDFQGIKDAYEFDPVTEKYTKVGSMREARWYPTLTTLSDGRVLAVSGLDDIGQIVPGKNEIYDPRTQTWSPAPTRYFPTYPSFFLTGKRKIFYSGSNAGYGPADKGRTPGLWDLRTNVFTPVPGLKDPDVLETSSSVLLPPAQDKKVMVLGGGGVGESRAATSRTAIVDLDAEHPAFTTGPRLPENTRYLNSVLLPDDKVFTTGGSHDYRGKGASDILKSQIYDPAKNIFTPAADPSVGRNYHTEALLLPDGRVAVFGSDPLFADKADSRPGHFEQRVEVFAPPYLHHGGRRPDLALGGRTDVDHGSEVVLHTTDPAGISRVRLMRPGSATHVTDFDQRSVALDITRRAGGTLTVRVPDDASLVPPGWYMAVAVDTRGVPSRAVWIHVFV, from the coding sequence ATGGCCCAGCGTCCCTCGCGTCCGACCACCCGCAAGACCCTGCTCGGTGTCGCAGCCGTGGTCGCCCTCGCGGCCCTCAATGCCCCGGCCGTGGCGGGCTTCGCCCAGCACGCCTACCACCGCTACGAGATCAACCAGCCGGAGTACAAAGCGAAGTACGGCCACTGGGCACTCGCCTCGCTCCCGGAGAAGTACCAGCTCAACTCCATCCACGCGATCCTGCTGCACACCGGCAAGGTGCTGCTGATCGCCGGATCCGGCAACAGCGTGAAGCTGTTCGAGGGCGGAGCCTTCAAGAGCACCCTGTGGGACCCGGCCACGGACACCTTCAAGAAGATCGACACCCCGGCCGACCTGTTCTGCGGCGGCCACGCCCAGCTCCCCGACGGCAAGATCCTCGTGGCCGGAGGCACCGCCCGCTACGAGGTCCTCGAAGGCGACGTGAAACGAGCCGGCGGCGCCATGCTGGTCAAGAACGAGGACCCGGACCGCGCCCGCACCTTCCCCAAAGGCACCCTCTTCCGCTCACCCTCCGGCGTGGAGTACCGCTCCCAGTTCCCCGTACGCGTACCCGCCGCGAAGAAGACACCCACCGGGCGGATCGGCCCCGTGAAGGTCACCGCGAGCGAGGCCCGCGTCTTCGTCGAAGCGGTCGAGGAGGGACCGCTCGGCATCACCAACACCACCGAGCAGTACGCCATCGTCGGCCTGAAGGGCAAGGACGCCGGCAACCTCTACGGCATCGCCAACAAGCTCGGCCTCGACAAGAAGGACTTCCAAGGCATCAAGGACGCCTACGAGTTCGACCCGGTCACCGAGAAGTACACCAAGGTCGGCTCCATGAGAGAGGCCCGCTGGTACCCCACCCTCACCACCCTCTCCGACGGTCGCGTCCTCGCCGTCTCCGGCCTCGACGACATCGGGCAGATCGTGCCCGGCAAGAACGAGATCTACGACCCGAGGACACAGACCTGGTCCCCGGCACCGACCCGCTACTTCCCCACCTACCCGTCCTTCTTCCTCACCGGCAAGCGGAAGATCTTCTACTCCGGCTCCAACGCCGGATACGGGCCCGCCGACAAAGGCCGAACCCCCGGCCTGTGGGACCTCAGGACCAACGTCTTCACCCCTGTCCCCGGCCTGAAGGATCCGGACGTCCTGGAGACCTCCTCCTCGGTCCTGCTGCCGCCCGCGCAGGACAAGAAGGTCATGGTGCTGGGTGGCGGAGGCGTCGGCGAGTCCCGGGCGGCCACCTCCCGCACCGCGATCGTCGACCTCGACGCCGAGCACCCCGCCTTCACGACCGGCCCTCGCCTGCCGGAGAACACCCGCTACCTGAACAGCGTGCTCCTCCCGGACGACAAGGTGTTCACCACCGGCGGCAGCCACGACTACCGCGGCAAGGGCGCCAGCGACATCCTCAAGTCCCAGATCTACGACCCGGCCAAGAACATCTTCACGCCCGCCGCCGATCCCAGCGTCGGCCGCAACTACCACACCGAGGCCCTGCTGCTGCCCGACGGCCGTGTCGCCGTCTTCGGCTCCGACCCCCTCTTCGCCGACAAGGCCGACTCACGCCCCGGCCACTTCGAGCAGCGCGTCGAGGTCTTCGCCCCGCCCTACCTGCACCACGGCGGCCGCCGCCCTGACCTGGCCCTCGGCGGCCGGACCGACGTCGACCACGGCAGCGAGGTCGTCCTGCACACCACCGACCCGGCCGGCATCAGCCGCGTGCGACTCATGCGCCCCGGATCCGCCACCCATGTCACGGACTTCGACCAGCGGTCGGTCGCCCTGGACATCACCCGGCGCGCAGGCGGCACGCTCACCGTCCGCGTGCCTGACGACGCCTCCCTCGTCCCACCCGGCTGGTACATGGCCGTCGCCGTCGACACGCGAGGTGTTCCGTCCCGCGCCGTCTGGATCCACGTGTTCGTGTGA
- a CDS encoding DUF4142 domain-containing protein — MPISRNKAGTVFVFGAMGLTLAALAYPAMLGIENAATNTSRIIANTPYGPLTEADRDFVVKVRSAGLWEYPLGEMAMERGTTKEMKEAGEHLIVGHAGLDEMCRKIAPELNITLPNQASPQQQQFVATVDSKSGQEFDSTAVSIMRVTHGQIFPAIAKIRASTENVLVRQLADLANDTVLDHITVLENTGMVNYEQVNFQQTSPPKLPKDQLTPPPAQPGAPMVALTPRPDLDVNTSSPTPTPNPTIE, encoded by the coding sequence ATGCCGATCTCCCGCAACAAGGCCGGGACGGTCTTCGTGTTCGGCGCGATGGGTCTGACCCTCGCCGCCCTCGCCTACCCCGCCATGCTCGGCATCGAGAACGCGGCGACGAACACGTCCCGCATCATCGCCAACACCCCGTACGGCCCACTGACCGAGGCCGACCGTGACTTCGTCGTCAAGGTCCGCTCGGCCGGCCTGTGGGAGTACCCCTTGGGAGAGATGGCGATGGAGCGGGGCACCACGAAGGAGATGAAGGAGGCCGGCGAGCACCTGATCGTCGGGCACGCCGGGCTCGATGAGATGTGCCGGAAGATCGCACCGGAGCTGAACATCACCCTGCCCAACCAGGCAAGCCCTCAGCAACAGCAGTTCGTGGCGACCGTGGACTCCAAGAGCGGCCAGGAGTTCGACTCCACCGCCGTCAGCATCATGCGCGTCACCCACGGCCAGATCTTCCCCGCCATCGCCAAGATCCGCGCCAGCACCGAGAACGTCCTGGTCCGCCAGCTGGCCGACCTCGCCAACGACACGGTTCTGGACCACATCACGGTCCTGGAGAACACCGGCATGGTCAACTACGAGCAGGTCAACTTCCAGCAGACGAGCCCGCCCAAGCTCCCCAAGGACCAGCTGACCCCGCCCCCCGCCCAGCCCGGTGCCCCGATGGTCGCTCTCACCCCGCGCCCGGACCTGGACGTCAACACCAGCTCCCCGACACCCACGCCCAACCCGACCATCGAGTGA
- a CDS encoding MarR family winged helix-turn-helix transcriptional regulator, which produces MPERETPAGAMGDVDVVTRAVLTASRLLVAVSARSLAAVEERVTLPQFRMLVVLSTRGATKLVALAGLLQVAPSTAMRMVDRLIAAGLADRQANPDNRRETLLQLTGEGRRTVEDVTARRRAEIAAIVERLTPTQRLALMEALAAFNEAGGEPLAPALDDAEPHPLGWAVDVPAARDA; this is translated from the coding sequence ATGCCGGAGCGCGAGACCCCCGCGGGGGCGATGGGCGATGTTGACGTGGTGACCCGTGCGGTGCTGACCGCGTCGCGACTGCTGGTGGCGGTCTCCGCCCGTTCCCTTGCCGCGGTCGAGGAACGCGTGACGCTCCCGCAGTTCAGAATGCTGGTGGTGCTGTCCACGCGCGGGGCGACCAAGCTGGTCGCGCTCGCCGGCCTGCTCCAGGTGGCGCCGTCCACGGCGATGCGGATGGTCGACCGGCTGATCGCGGCCGGCCTCGCCGACCGGCAGGCCAATCCGGACAACCGCCGCGAGACCCTGCTGCAGCTCACCGGGGAAGGCCGACGCACGGTCGAGGACGTCACCGCCCGGCGTCGCGCCGAGATCGCCGCCATCGTCGAACGGCTCACCCCGACCCAGCGGCTGGCGCTCATGGAGGCCCTTGCCGCCTTCAACGAGGCCGGGGGAGAGCCTCTCGCGCCGGCGCTCGACGATGCGGAACCGCACCCGCTGGGGTGGGCGGTGGACGTTCCGGCGGCCCGCGACGCCTGA